The DNA sequence AGAAAGTCCTTGTTTCCCAATTATGAGGCGAAATACTCAGGTTATTTTGCGTTTAGGGCAATTTTGCCATTTTCTGAAAAATATCGACCTTTATGGGGCACAGCTACCGTTTGGATGGGGAAAAATCATCATGTTGTTGCTTATCCTAATGAGAATAAACAGAGAGGAAAGTGTTGGTTAAATTTAGTGTTAGTGGTAAGAGAAAAAAATTGGCAGGAGGAGGGATGGGCGATTACTGCTGATAAACAAGAAATTTGGCAACGTTTTGGCAATAAATCACCCTTACTTGACGAAATTTTGCAAGATTTACTCAAAACAGAGGAAACCTGTTATAAATGGGGCTTATTCACTCATCAACCTTTATCCTATTGGTCAAAAGGAAAAGTAACTCTGTTAGGGGATGCCGCTCATCCTATGTTACCATTTCAAGCCCAAGGAGCAGGAATGGCTATCGAGGATGCTTATGTTTTAGCAAATTGTTTGTCTCTGGAAACAAAGATAGAAACCGCCCTACTCAAATATCAACAACTACGCCGAGAAAGAGCGACTAAAGTTCAACAAACATCCCGAAAAAATGCTGACATATTTCACGCTACAGGCATAAGTGCGATCGCTCGTGATATGGCATTAGGCTTGGCAGTGACGGTTAATTCTAATTTAATCAATCTTAAAACTGCGTGGATATATGATTATGATGTCACTAACCCAGACTAGATAACCTGAGTTCAGAATAAATTTTCATCTATGAGTGATGGAGAAAAGGGCAAGGGGCAAAGGTAAATAATTAATAACTTCTAACTCCGAACTCCGAACTCCGAACTCTGAACTCCTAACTCGTTTCTCCCTAATTCCCCAATAATTCTCATAAGGTAAGGACATTTTTCGGTAGAATAGACCAAGAATAAAATCATTAGGAGTATATAAAAAAGTGTTAACCCTTAAAATTGTTGTAAATATTGTTGTAGCGTCTTTTATCCTT is a window from the Cyanobacterium sp. Dongsha4 genome containing:
- a CDS encoding FAD-dependent monooxygenase, whose translation is MEKEIIIVGGGIGGLTLARALQLKGIGFQLYEQAKSFEALGYGLQISPNVVRVFQQLGLDKELETISHRCYGFQLKSFDSDREIASWQLNQKIPYYQCRRADLHQLLYDSIEDKSRIHFCQRLTDYHQEAESLYFSLENDPQKYSAKALIGADGVRSHLRKSLFPNYEAKYSGYFAFRAILPFSEKYRPLWGTATVWMGKNHHVVAYPNENKQRGKCWLNLVLVVREKNWQEEGWAITADKQEIWQRFGNKSPLLDEILQDLLKTEETCYKWGLFTHQPLSYWSKGKVTLLGDAAHPMLPFQAQGAGMAIEDAYVLANCLSLETKIETALLKYQQLRRERATKVQQTSRKNADIFHATGISAIARDMALGLAVTVNSNLINLKTAWIYDYDVTNPD